The following coding sequences lie in one Frigoribacterium sp. SL97 genomic window:
- a CDS encoding DUF4397 domain-containing protein, with amino-acid sequence MASLSRTTTAPAAVTGVPSRRRRLATVLALTAATGVALAGALVGTSPAHAADGDGWVRVGHLSPDTKAVDVTLTSLKGGQVVMDLDDVTYGQVSPYQALAAGTYVVSMTAADAPTSAKPVITSNITVDSGQPITAVAYGPNDDLKTQVFTDDLTAPADGQAKVRLVQAANVSKTVTVATSTGTTIAEDAPFGSASGYAQVAAGPWTLDLTGKKVTGTSDVDLAAGSINTLFVLDNSTGGLTVVPVVDSAATAQAPVGGVQTGGGYLAEHPQKSETKGLWATVLGWFGA; translated from the coding sequence GTGGCTTCCCTCTCACGCACCACCACCGCACCCGCCGCCGTCACCGGCGTCCCGTCCCGACGCCGCCGTCTCGCGACGGTGCTCGCCCTCACCGCCGCCACCGGGGTCGCCCTCGCCGGCGCCCTCGTGGGCACGTCGCCCGCGCACGCCGCCGACGGGGACGGCTGGGTCCGCGTCGGCCACCTCTCGCCCGACACGAAGGCCGTCGACGTGACGCTGACCTCGCTGAAGGGCGGGCAGGTCGTCATGGACCTCGACGACGTCACCTACGGCCAGGTCAGCCCCTACCAGGCGCTGGCCGCGGGCACCTACGTGGTCTCGATGACGGCCGCGGACGCACCCACCAGTGCCAAGCCGGTCATCACGTCGAACATCACGGTCGACAGCGGCCAGCCGATCACCGCCGTCGCCTACGGCCCGAACGACGACCTGAAGACCCAGGTCTTCACGGACGACCTGACGGCCCCGGCCGACGGCCAGGCCAAGGTCCGCCTCGTGCAGGCCGCGAACGTCAGCAAGACCGTGACGGTCGCGACGAGCACGGGCACCACCATCGCCGAGGACGCGCCCTTCGGCAGCGCCAGCGGCTACGCGCAGGTGGCGGCCGGCCCCTGGACCCTCGACCTGACCGGCAAGAAGGTGACCGGCACGAGCGACGTCGACCTCGCGGCGGGCAGCATCAACACGCTGTTCGTGCTCGACAACTCGACCGGCGGTCTGACCGTCGTCCCGGTCGTCGACAGCGCGGCCACGGCGCAGGCGCCCGTCGGTGGTGTCCAGACCGGTGGCGGCTACCTCGCCGAGCACCCGCAGAAGAGCGAGACCAAGGGCCTCTGGGCCACCGTGCTCGGCTGGTTCGGGGCCTGA